A single Anas platyrhynchos isolate ZD024472 breed Pekin duck chromosome 17, IASCAAS_PekinDuck_T2T, whole genome shotgun sequence DNA region contains:
- the LOC139998902 gene encoding butyrophilin subfamily 3 member A2-like encodes MAGCCEGPLSFGGAPLEKNTCRGHLPPGKPLTQMGLPWGCGTPSLTRHARSLLTSLITLLLLQLGSAQLTVVGPGHPLTATVGQDVVLPCHLSPLRDAHSLEVRWIRHRLSETVHHYHNGEDLYGEQMGAYAGRTELVRDGLSAGSLDLRITGLRPSDDGQYFCTVEDADAYAEAIVDLEVSATGADPHLSLGGYEAGGVRVLCRSAGWYPLPQLLWRDARGQHLPSVSQTHSQDQEGLFEIEGAVIVIGSVEGPLTCVVRNSRIQQEWESSLHIAAPFFHNAQPWMVALSLVLVLLAVSIGLGVYLFRKQGKLAAQGWSGGRCSAGSPLGLEWG; translated from the exons ATGGCTGGGTGCTGTGAGGGACCTCTCTCTTTTGGTGGGGCTCCCTTGGAGAAGAACACCTGCAGGGGCCATCTGCCCCCTGGAAAACCTCTCACTCAGatggggctcccctggggctgcgGCACCCCCAGTCTCACCAGGCATGCCAGGAGCCTCCTGACTTCCCTCATCACTCTGCTCCTCCTACAGCTGGGCTCAG cccagctcacagTGGTGGGACCAGGACACCCTCTCACTGCCACCGTGGGGCAGGAtgtcgtgctgccctgccacttgTCCCCTCTCCGGGATGCTCACAGCTTGGAGGTCAGGTGGATTCGGCACAGGTTATCTGAGACAGTGCACCACTACCACAATGGAGAGGACCTGTATGGAGAACAGATGGGGGCATATGCCGGGAGGACAGAGTTGGTCAGAGATGgtctctctgctggaagcctggACTTGCGAATCACGGGGCTGAGACCCTCTGATGATGGCCAGTACTTTTGCACTGTGGAAGATGCTGATGCTTATGCCGAAGCTATTGTGGATCTGGAGGTGTCAG CCACAGGCGCTGACCCCCACCTCTCCCTGGGTGGCTACGAGGCCGGAGGCGTCCGGGTGCTGTGTCGATCGGCCGGCTGGTACCCGCTGCCgcagctgctgtggagggaTGCTCGCGGGCAGCACCTGCCCTCAGTCTCCCAGACACATTCCCAGGACCAGGAGGGGCTCTTTGAAATCGAAGGTGCCGTCATCGTGATCGGGAGCGTGGAGGGGCCCTTGACCTGCGTGGTCAGGAACAGCCGCATCCAGCAGGAGTGGGAATCATCCCTGCACATCGCAG CTCCCTTCTTCCACAACGCCCAGCCCTGGATGGTGGCTCTGTCTCTGGTCCTGGTGCTTTTGGCTGTGTCCATTGGCCTCGGTGTTTATCTCTTTCGAAAGCAAGGTAAGCTGGCAGCGCAGGGATGGAGCGGAGGGAGGTGTTCTGCAGGGTCCCCCCTGGGTCTGGagtggggctga
- the LOC139998915 gene encoding butyrophilin subfamily 1 member A1-like translates to MIVEQAAELAWRKFLLPENTAKVTLDPHTAHPLLVVSQDNSSVRRESERQQVPDTPERFDTSFCVLGHKDFREGRHCWLVEVEGKRLKDSWWAVGVTRASVERKGKINMSPREGIWAVEYYNDHLKSLTSPPTPLSLSPVPTRIWVCLDCTQGQVTFINADNGVQIFTFTAVFFNGESIRPWFLLWTREIQLCLRDSTPPTPKRALGTSCPSPDTPASPILGSAGAAQE, encoded by the exons ATGATCG TGgaacaagctgcagagctgg catGGAGAAAGTTCCTGCTGCCTGAAAATACAG cgAAGGTGACCCTGGATCCACACACAGCTCATCCCCTGCTTGTTGTGTCTCAGGACAACAGCAGTGTGAGACGGGAAAGTGAACGGCAGCAGGTTCCTGACACACCAGAGAGATTTGACACTAGTTTCTGTGTGCTGGGCCATAAGGACTTCAGAGAGGGGAGGCACTGCTGGTTGGTAGAGGTGGAGGGAAAGCGGCTAAAGGATTCTTGGTGGGCTGTGGGGGTGACCAGGGCATCTgtggagaggaaggggaaaattaACATGAGCCCTAGAGAAGGGATCTGGGCTGTGGAATACTATAATGATCATCTCAAGTCTCTCAcatctcctcccacccccttgtccctgtcccctgtccccacaaGGATCTGGGTCTGTCTGGACTGTACCCAGGGGCAGGTGACTTTTATCAACGCTGACAACGGGGTCCAGATCTTCACTTTCACAGCAGTCTTCTTCAATGGGGAGAGCATCCGCCCCTGGTTCCTGTTGTGGACACGGGAAATTCAGCTGTGCCTGAGGGACAGCACACCACCAACCCCAAAACGAGCCCTGGGGACATCCTGCCCTTCTCCAGACACTCCTGCATCACCTATCCTTGgttctgcaggagcagcacaggaatGA